The Oscillospiraceae bacterium DNA segment TCGACAAACAATGATTTTGGCATATGGCTTTGTTCTCCTTTTCTGTGCCCGGGTGGCTGTCGGCGGGCGTGGTGATTGACAGGTGGTGGGCAAGTGGATTTGATCAGGCTTCGAACAGCGTTTCGCGCAAAATCTCGCCCACTGTGGGGTGGGGAAAGATGACTTTTTTGAGCGCCTCGATAGGTACTTCGCGCCCCATCGCCAGCGAAACTGTGGAGATAATCTCGGAGCACGGATTGCCCAGCATATGTACGCCCAGCAGCCGCTGCCCCAGCAGCACCAATTTGCAGAGCCCGTCTGCTCCCTCGTTTTCCGCTACAAAGCGTCCCGAATAACGCATCGACAGCTTCACCTCTCGGGCCTCGTAACCCTTGGCCCGCGCCGTCTCCAGCGTCTCGCCGCAACCCGCCGCCTCCGGATTTGTGTACAGCACCGAGGGAATCGCTCCGTACTCCATCCTGTCCCGGCGCCCCAGCATCGTGTTTACCGCCACCTCGGCCTCCCGATACGCCGTGTGCGCCAGCATGGACTTGCCGTTGCAGTCCCCTGCGGCGTACACGCCGGGGACATTGGTCCGCATCTGCTCGTCTGTTGCCACTGCGCCGCGCTCCGTCGCCACACCCAGCGTCTCAAGACCGACGCCTTCCGTAACGGCGCGCCGGCCCACGCTGCACAGCGTCACCTCGGCCCCCAGCGCGTCGATGGACCGCACGCGCGCCCCCAAGGCAAAGGACACGCCCTTTTTCTCATAGATCTTCTGCAGCATCTCAGAGATCTCCCGGTCCGTCGGTCCGGCGATCTTGTCTAGCATCTCGTACACCGTGACCTTTGTCCCGATGGAATTGAACACGCTGGCCATTTCGAGCCCAATGATGCCCCCGCCGATGACGGCCAGCGTCTTCGGCACGGTCTCTAAGTCGAGGATCTCACGGTTCGTCAGCGCCCGTTCGATGCCCTCGACCGGTGGCCGTATCGGTTCCGAGCCGGTCGCGATGAGCACCTGCCGTCCAATGCGGCCGCCCACGCGAAAGCCGCCCTCCGCGCGCGCCTCCAGCGCCGCCGCCTCACGCACCACGGTCACGCCATGTTTCTTCAGTTTCGCCTCGATGCCCGCCACGTTGGCTCTCACCACCCGATTTTTTCGGGCGATAACCGCGGCGTGATCGTAGTCGGCTCGCGGTACCGTGACACCGTATTTGTCCGTCTTTGTGTAATCGTAGAGTTTCGCGGCGTGGAGCAATGTCTTGGATGGGATACATCCCTCGTTGAGACACACCCCGCCGAGCGCCCGCTTTTCAAACAGGCAGACCGTCATCCCCGCGGCGCCCGCACGCTCCGCCGCAAGATACCCCGCCGGTCCGCCCCCCAACACGATCAAATCAAACATGTCCGTCCTCCTTCATCGCCCCAGCAGCAGGCTGAACTGCTCCAGATTCCGGCACAGCGCCTGCAGAAAGCGCGACGCCGGCGCGCCGTCCACCGCCCGGTGGTCGTAGGTGAGCGAGAGTGTGACGGCCGGGTAGCTCCGCAGCGTCCCCGTCTCCGTCCGCACGCGTTCCGTCACCGCACAGACACCCAAGATACCCGTCTGCGGCGCGTTTAGCACAGGCGTGAAGCTCTCCACGCCAAACATACCAAGGTTCGAGACCGTAAACGAGCCGCCCGTGAGATCCTCCGGCGCGACGCGTCCGGCGCGCGCGTCCGCGGCCAGCTG contains these protein-coding regions:
- a CDS encoding FAD-dependent oxidoreductase; protein product: MFDLIVLGGGPAGYLAAERAGAAGMTVCLFEKRALGGVCLNEGCIPSKTLLHAAKLYDYTKTDKYGVTVPRADYDHAAVIARKNRVVRANVAGIEAKLKKHGVTVVREAAALEARAEGGFRVGGRIGRQVLIATGSEPIRPPVEGIERALTNREILDLETVPKTLAVIGGGIIGLEMASVFNSIGTKVTVYEMLDKIAGPTDREISEMLQKIYEKKGVSFALGARVRSIDALGAEVTLCSVGRRAVTEGVGLETLGVATERGAVATDEQMRTNVPGVYAAGDCNGKSMLAHTAYREAEVAVNTMLGRRDRMEYGAIPSVLYTNPEAAGCGETLETARAKGYEAREVKLSMRYSGRFVAENEGADGLCKLVLLGQRLLGVHMLGNPCSEIISTVSLAMGREVPIEALKKVIFPHPTVGEILRETLFEA